A segment of the Campylobacter vulpis genome:
TGCCCTAAATATCACAAAAGAACTCGTTGCAAAAATCTTCAATCAAGGCTTTCCACTTGATAAAAAAGAGTTTTTAAATGTCAATTTTCCAAGCCCTAAAAGTAAATTTAAGGGCATTAAAGTCTGTAAAGCAGGCAAGAGGGTTTATAACTTCAAAGCTCACGCAAATACCAATCCAAGAGGCGTAGAATACTACTGGCTAGCAAGTGCAAATTTGGACTTCGAGGACGAAAAAAACTCCGATATCGCCCTTTTAAAGCAAGGCTATGCGACTATAACGCCCATAATGCTTGACTTAAGCGCATACAAACAAATGAAAAATCTTAAAAAATGGCTAAAGGATTAAAATGAGATACACACGCATAAAATGGCTTGTCGGCGATGAAAGTTTTGAGAAAATTTCTAAGACAAAGGTGTTAGTTTTTGGACTAGGGGGAGTGGGTGGAATTTGCGTTGATGCGCTCTTTCGCACAGGCTTTACAAAACTAACCCTCATAGACGCAGATAGCTTTGAAATCACAAATCAAAACCGCCAACTTCACAGCGAACACATCGGCGAAAATAAGGCAGAAGTTTTTGCAAAAATTTACAAAGTAAAGAGCGTGGTGGCTAAAGTCGATGAGGAGTTTTTAAGCGAATTTGACTTAAGCGAATTTGATTTAATCATCGATGCCATTGATGATATACCCGCAAAAGTGGCTTTAGCAAATAAAATCGA
Coding sequences within it:
- a CDS encoding ThiF family adenylyltransferase, which translates into the protein MRYTRIKWLVGDESFEKISKTKVLVFGLGGVGGICVDALFRTGFTKLTLIDADSFEITNQNRQLHSEHIGENKAEVFAKIYKVKSVVAKVDEEFLSEFDLSEFDLIIDAIDDIPAKVALANKIDFKKQIFISSTGGARKLDPTLIKTASIFKTYGDALAKKFRYELRKSGFKGDFEVVFSNEEAKCKALGSFMGVTASFGLALASLALKKVLNTDKF